The following proteins come from a genomic window of Sphingosinicella flava:
- the purT gene encoding formate-dependent phosphoribosylglycinamide formyltransferase has product MALSLPSRQPELSFMTAKPTATILLLGSGELGKEFAISAKRLGCHVIACDSYEGAPAMQVSDEAEVFSMLDEEALRAVVARHQPDFVVPEVEAIRTEALQDIEKEGTIVVPSARATMLTMNRDGIRDLAANGLGLRTSRYRFAETMAEVEEAALHTGLPCVVKPVMSSSGKGQSTVRTAAELQAAWTYAVANMRGDRRRVIVEEFIDFDFEITLLTVRTRDGVLFCPPIGHRQEAGDYRESWQPAEMTGAALDRARDMARKVVDDLGGYGLFGVEFFVKGDEVIFSELSPRPHDTGMVTLLSQNLSEFDLHLRAILGLPIPAIMLRYPAAASAVILADRAAEDFAVEGIADALASGSESHEVDVRIFGKPVTRPNRRMGVALASGTAPNDAVQRARSAADHVRIVYRDGEVG; this is encoded by the coding sequence ATGGCTCTATCGCTCCCGTCTCGCCAGCCGGAGCTTTCGTTCATGACCGCCAAGCCGACCGCCACGATCCTGCTCCTCGGTTCGGGAGAGCTGGGCAAGGAATTCGCGATCTCCGCCAAGCGGCTCGGCTGCCACGTCATCGCCTGCGACAGTTATGAAGGCGCGCCCGCCATGCAGGTGTCGGACGAGGCGGAAGTCTTTTCGATGCTGGACGAGGAGGCGCTGCGCGCGGTTGTCGCCCGGCACCAGCCCGATTTCGTGGTGCCGGAGGTGGAAGCGATCCGCACCGAGGCGTTGCAGGACATAGAGAAGGAGGGCACGATCGTCGTTCCTTCCGCCCGTGCGACGATGCTGACGATGAATCGCGACGGAATCCGGGATCTTGCCGCCAACGGGCTCGGCCTTCGCACTTCCCGCTACCGCTTTGCAGAGACTATGGCGGAGGTGGAAGAAGCGGCCCTGCATACCGGGCTGCCCTGCGTGGTGAAGCCGGTCATGTCCTCGTCCGGCAAGGGGCAAAGCACGGTCCGGACCGCCGCGGAACTCCAAGCGGCCTGGACCTATGCAGTCGCCAACATGCGCGGCGACCGGCGGCGGGTGATCGTCGAAGAATTTATCGACTTCGATTTCGAAATCACCTTGCTCACTGTCCGCACCCGCGACGGCGTCCTGTTCTGCCCGCCCATCGGCCATCGCCAGGAAGCCGGCGATTATCGCGAAAGCTGGCAACCCGCGGAGATGACCGGCGCGGCACTGGACCGTGCACGGGACATGGCGCGCAAGGTGGTCGACGATCTCGGCGGCTATGGCCTGTTCGGCGTCGAATTCTTCGTGAAGGGTGACGAGGTCATTTTTTCCGAACTCTCGCCGCGCCCGCACGATACCGGCATGGTGACCCTGCTGTCGCAAAACCTGTCGGAATTCGACCTTCACCTGCGCGCGATCCTGGGCCTTCCCATTCCCGCCATCATGCTCCGCTACCCGGCGGCAGCCTCGGCGGTGATCCTGGCGGATCGGGCGGCGGAGGACTTCGCCGTCGAAGGGATCGCCGACGCCCTTGCTTCGGGATCGGAGAGTCACGAAGTGGACGTCCGCATCTTCGGAAAGCCGGTTACGCGGCCCAATCGCCGCATGGGCGTCGCCCTCGCTTCGGGCACTGCGCCAAATGATGCCGTTCAGCGCGCCCGCTCGGCGGCGGACCATGTGCGCATCGTTTATCGGGACGGCGAAGTCGGATAA
- a CDS encoding translocation/assembly module TamB domain-containing protein, translating into MAEEADTAPIEEVRVRRHTGRRVAKWTGIGLAALLVLLALLVVGINTQLGQRYVVRQINNLELASGLDIDIGRVEGNLYGDLIVHDLILRDAKGIFFAAPRVELDWRPFAYFRNHIDIRSAVIPQAGLFRLPELRSSGDPNAPLLPDLDIDIGRLRIERLGVSAAVTGQKHLLSLTGQAKIADGRAQLALDAGAVAALGLAGGDRLRLRLDGVPEQNKLDIAMRLQAPGNGFVAGLIGLDKPLDVAVGGRGSWKNWQGRARAMLGGRGLADLSVTARDGTFDVTGLLRPALLLAEGPLQRLMQPSVQLNLVTTLENRRAETKLRLNSQAIALAMEGMLDLGQSRFEDVRVAGRLTRPGAIAPNLTARDLRLALVLNGAFATPIVAYRLNAVRLGFGETIAEGLSAEGRARVNTDRILVPVSARATRIAGLNPALGGLLTGVRLDGTFALGDNRILSDDLRIRSDKLNATAVVVADLERGRYTGALQGRVNNYLIEGIGIVDLDTDLDVVSTAAGFGIDGRVALRTRRIDVSAARDLFGGNATASANIRMRPDGVIAFSNVRLFAHLFRVTSGEGTYAPGGGINIRGTAMSSQYGPLAVVVTGTADRPLVRLRAARPGFGIGLSDVEATVRGTGRGYAVTATGQSQYGPFSADVTILSGAGPLTIDVALVRFAGIDFAGRIRQTAAGPFAGQLSLNGAGLSGIVQLAAAGRNQQARIQATANGAQIPGEQPILIQRGLIDATVTLLPGGPSINGDAQLAGVRAGQLSIARARARATMQGGSGRVQLFAEGSRGVPFTVAVNSQVTPDRILAAAQGQVNRIPFRLERPADLRKIAGGWRLTPVTVVLPQGNVRLAGRFGGGTALQARMNGLDLSIANAFSPGLGLGGRVTGGLDFVQASASAFPRADLRVNVDDFTRTGVATRSAPVDMAVQGTLRPEGGAFNAVIRRGGPVIGRVQARLQPLSPAAGSWTQRLLASPLGGGIRYNGPAEVLWSLTGLSDQQVSGPIGIAADFSGRVQRPQFNGVVRANNLTFVDETYGTRLTNMAVQGRFAGSRLELSRISARAGEGTINGRGSVDLASAAGFPIDVRLDLANAQLARSDALGAIVSGQIAITNGPNQPALISGDLRLPEARYRFIRQGAADVAVLEGVHRRGEPVGRPEEEDGSAAPSIWNLDLRVRADNQVFVSGMGLESEWETDLAVRGTTSAPRVEGTAEVIRGTYSFGGRRFEITNGQIAFTGGRRIEPRIQLSASTEVEGITATINVSGSSANPQIALTSTPALPQDEILARIFFGGSVTDLSATQALQLAASLNSLRGGGGGLNPLGKLQSASGIDRLRILGADQSTGRGTAIAAGFYISNDIYLEIITDARGFTATQLEVALSRALSILSQASSFGGSGVSVRYRKEY; encoded by the coding sequence ATGGCGGAGGAGGCCGACACAGCGCCCATCGAGGAAGTCCGCGTGCGGCGCCACACCGGCCGCCGTGTCGCCAAATGGACCGGCATCGGCCTTGCCGCGCTCCTGGTGCTGCTCGCCTTGCTGGTGGTCGGGATCAACACTCAGCTTGGCCAGCGTTATGTCGTCCGGCAGATCAACAATCTGGAGCTCGCCTCCGGCCTCGACATCGACATCGGCCGGGTGGAGGGCAATCTCTACGGCGACCTGATCGTCCACGACCTCATCCTGCGCGACGCGAAGGGCATCTTCTTCGCGGCGCCCCGGGTCGAGCTCGACTGGCGGCCTTTCGCCTATTTCCGCAATCATATCGACATACGTTCGGCGGTGATCCCGCAAGCGGGGCTGTTCCGCCTGCCCGAGCTCCGCTCCAGCGGCGATCCCAACGCACCCCTGCTGCCCGATCTCGACATCGATATCGGCCGCCTCCGAATCGAGCGCCTCGGCGTGTCCGCCGCCGTGACCGGGCAAAAGCATCTGCTCAGCCTCACCGGCCAGGCGAAGATCGCCGATGGCCGAGCCCAGCTTGCGCTCGACGCGGGCGCGGTCGCGGCGTTGGGCCTCGCGGGCGGGGACCGGCTGCGTCTGCGGCTCGACGGCGTGCCGGAGCAAAATAAGCTCGACATCGCGATGCGGCTTCAGGCGCCCGGCAATGGCTTCGTGGCTGGCCTCATTGGGCTGGACAAGCCGCTGGACGTCGCTGTCGGGGGGCGCGGAAGCTGGAAAAACTGGCAAGGCCGCGCCCGTGCGATGCTTGGCGGACGGGGTCTGGCCGACCTGTCGGTCACGGCCCGCGACGGCACGTTCGACGTCACTGGCCTGCTGCGCCCCGCCTTGCTGCTCGCCGAGGGGCCGTTGCAAAGGCTGATGCAGCCGAGCGTGCAGCTCAATCTCGTTACGACGCTCGAAAACCGGAGGGCCGAAACGAAGCTCCGGCTGAACTCCCAGGCCATCGCCTTGGCAATGGAGGGCATGCTCGATCTTGGCCAAAGCCGCTTCGAGGATGTCCGGGTCGCGGGCCGCCTGACCCGTCCCGGGGCCATCGCGCCCAACCTCACCGCGCGCGACCTCCGCCTGGCCTTGGTGCTGAACGGCGCCTTCGCGACACCCATTGTCGCCTATCGCCTCAACGCGGTGCGCCTCGGCTTCGGCGAGACGATCGCCGAAGGACTGTCGGCGGAAGGCCGGGCGCGCGTGAATACGGACCGCATTCTCGTTCCCGTGTCGGCACGCGCGACGCGCATCGCCGGGCTCAATCCGGCGCTCGGCGGCCTGCTGACCGGCGTCCGCCTCGACGGCACTTTCGCCCTGGGCGACAACCGCATCCTGTCGGACGACCTTCGCATCCGTTCCGACAAGCTCAATGCCACCGCCGTCGTCGTCGCCGATCTCGAACGGGGCCGCTACACAGGCGCCCTGCAGGGCCGCGTGAACAATTACCTGATCGAAGGCATCGGCATCGTCGATCTCGACACCGACCTCGACGTGGTCAGCACCGCCGCCGGGTTCGGAATCGATGGCCGCGTCGCGCTGCGCACCAGGCGGATCGACGTGTCCGCCGCGCGCGACCTCTTCGGCGGCAACGCCACGGCCAGCGCCAATATCCGGATGCGTCCCGACGGCGTGATCGCCTTCAGCAACGTCAGGCTGTTCGCCCACTTATTTCGCGTGACGTCGGGCGAAGGGACTTATGCGCCGGGCGGCGGGATCAACATCCGTGGCACGGCTATGTCCAGCCAATATGGACCGCTCGCTGTCGTCGTCACTGGCACCGCAGACCGGCCGCTTGTCCGGCTCCGCGCCGCGCGGCCAGGCTTCGGCATCGGTCTCAGCGATGTCGAGGCGACGGTGCGCGGCACCGGGCGCGGCTATGCGGTCACGGCCACCGGCCAGTCGCAATATGGGCCGTTCAGTGCGGACGTGACGATCTTGTCGGGCGCGGGGCCGCTCACCATCGATGTCGCCTTGGTGCGCTTTGCCGGGATCGATTTCGCGGGCCGCATCCGCCAGACCGCCGCCGGACCCTTCGCGGGGCAGCTTTCGCTGAACGGTGCGGGCCTCAGCGGCATCGTCCAGCTCGCCGCCGCCGGACGCAATCAGCAGGCGCGGATTCAGGCGACGGCGAACGGCGCGCAAATTCCGGGCGAACAGCCGATCCTTATCCAGCGCGGGCTGATCGACGCGACGGTGACCCTGTTGCCCGGCGGCCCATCGATCAACGGCGACGCGCAGCTGGCCGGGGTGCGCGCAGGCCAGCTCAGCATCGCCCGCGCCCGAGCCCGCGCAACCATGCAGGGCGGCAGCGGCCGGGTGCAGCTGTTCGCCGAAGGCAGCAGAGGCGTGCCGTTCACCGTGGCCGTCAACAGCCAGGTGACGCCGGATCGCATCCTGGCCGCGGCGCAGGGCCAGGTGAACCGCATCCCTTTCCGACTCGAACGCCCCGCCGACCTGCGCAAGATTGCGGGCGGCTGGCGCCTGACTCCGGTGACGGTCGTTCTGCCGCAAGGCAATGTGCGCCTGGCCGGACGCTTTGGCGGCGGAACGGCGCTTCAGGCCCGTATGAACGGTCTGGATCTGTCGATCGCCAACGCATTCTCGCCCGGCCTCGGCCTTGGCGGCCGAGTCACGGGAGGATTGGACTTTGTCCAGGCGAGCGCATCGGCTTTCCCGCGCGCCGACCTGCGGGTGAATGTCGACGATTTCACGCGCACAGGGGTCGCCACCCGCTCCGCCCCGGTCGACATGGCGGTGCAGGGCACGCTGCGTCCCGAGGGTGGTGCGTTCAATGCCGTCATCCGGCGCGGCGGTCCGGTCATCGGCCGCGTCCAGGCTCGCCTCCAGCCACTGTCGCCCGCCGCCGGAAGCTGGACGCAGCGCCTGCTCGCCTCGCCGCTGGGCGGTGGCATCCGCTACAATGGCCCGGCCGAGGTTCTGTGGTCGCTGACCGGCCTTTCCGACCAGCAGGTTTCCGGCCCGATCGGCATCGCCGCCGACTTCAGCGGCCGGGTGCAGCGGCCGCAGTTCAACGGCGTCGTGCGCGCGAACAACCTGACCTTCGTCGACGAAACTTACGGCACCCGCCTCACCAATATGGCGGTCCAGGGCCGGTTCGCCGGATCGCGCCTGGAATTGTCGCGGATCAGCGCGCGGGCGGGCGAGGGCACGATCAACGGGCGCGGCAGCGTCGATCTGGCGTCGGCCGCCGGTTTCCCGATCGACGTCCGGCTCGATCTCGCAAACGCCCAATTGGCGCGCTCCGACGCCTTGGGTGCTATCGTGTCCGGTCAGATCGCCATTACCAACGGCCCCAATCAACCCGCGCTCATCAGCGGTGACCTGCGCCTGCCCGAGGCGCGCTACCGCTTCATCCGGCAAGGCGCGGCGGATGTCGCGGTGCTGGAGGGCGTGCACCGCCGGGGCGAACCGGTTGGACGTCCCGAAGAGGAAGACGGGTCCGCCGCCCCCAGCATCTGGAATCTCGATCTGCGGGTGCGTGCCGACAATCAGGTTTTCGTGTCCGGCATGGGCCTTGAATCCGAATGGGAAACCGACCTTGCCGTGCGCGGCACGACGAGCGCGCCGCGCGTGGAGGGAACGGCCGAGGTCATTCGCGGCACTTATAGCTTCGGCGGCCGCCGGTTTGAAATCACCAATGGCCAGATCGCGTTCACTGGCGGCAGGCGCATCGAGCCGCGCATCCAGCTTTCGGCCAGTACCGAGGTCGAAGGCATCACTGCCACGATCAATGTCAGCGGATCATCGGCCAACCCGCAAATCGCGCTGACGTCCACGCCAGCCTTGCCGCAGGACGAAATCCTTGCACGCATTTTCTTCGGCGGGTCGGTGACCGATTTGTCGGCGACCCAGGCGCTGCAGCTCGCGGCCTCGCTCAATTCCTTGCGCGGCGGGGGAGGGGGGCTCAATCCGCTCGGCAAGCTCCAGTCGGCAAGCGGCATCGACCGGCTCCGCATCCTCGGCGCCGATCAGTCGACGGGGCGCGGAACCGCGATCGCGGCGGGGTTCTACATCAGCAACGACATCTATCTCGAGATCATCACCGATGCCCGGGGCTTTACCGCCACTCAGCTGGAAGTCGCCTTGTCCCGGGCGCTCAGCATCCTGTCCCAGGCAAGCTCGTTCGGCGGGTCCGGCGTAAGCGTCCGTTACAGAAAGGAATATTAA
- a CDS encoding HAD family hydrolase: MRQLYLDCDGVLADFDAGAAAILGALPDDYARRYNLGKMWAQLARHPDFYGTLPLMPGAMTLFAAVRHLDPIILTGLPRGDWATPQKVRWAAQHFPGTRIITCMAVDKRNHAAAGDVLVDDMLKHRHLWEEAGGIFIHHRNVKRTLEELAALFPLATENA, translated from the coding sequence ATGCGTCAGCTCTATCTCGATTGCGACGGCGTATTGGCGGATTTCGACGCGGGCGCGGCCGCCATTCTCGGCGCCCTCCCCGACGATTATGCGCGGCGCTACAATTTGGGCAAGATGTGGGCGCAGCTTGCCCGCCACCCCGATTTTTACGGCACCCTGCCCTTGATGCCCGGTGCGATGACCCTCTTCGCGGCCGTGCGCCACCTCGATCCGATTATCCTTACCGGCCTGCCGCGCGGCGATTGGGCGACGCCGCAGAAGGTGCGCTGGGCCGCCCAGCATTTTCCCGGCACGCGCATCATCACCTGCATGGCGGTGGACAAGCGCAATCACGCGGCGGCGGGCGACGTGCTGGTCGACGACATGCTGAAGCACCGGCATCTGTGGGAGGAAGCAGGCGGCATCTTCATCCATCATCGCAACGTGAAACGCACGCTGGAAGAGCTGGCCGCGCTTTTTCCGCTGGCGACGGAAAACGCGTAG
- a CDS encoding autotransporter outer membrane beta-barrel domain-containing protein has protein sequence MRHLLAATCLTPVALVLAAPASAQVVINTARTTSISTSTANNGAASGIRVATGGSVRPTAAGGAVIVDSSNDVTNESSTNGGIGTTGVNNSTGILVNPNLTANINNASGGTISVVEDFTPADGDNDGDLDGLFAQGTNRYGIRVLPGGTLTGSIANAGTITVEGNNSAGISIESALAGPLTNNGSINVTGNDSYGIRANDITGRTRIAGAIVVRGGNSTAVALEGDITGALEFQGAISSTGYRYTTPPTNVSRLDADDLLQGGPAVSIEGNVTGGIIFAVAPPDNSTTNNDEDNDGIPDATEGASNIATFGAAPAIRIGSVTDAIAIGPIAGNTSGHGLIVNGTVAASGLYSDVAATAIQIGGRGGAVNVAGGMTIGATVTAASLNANATGLRIGNAATVDQIAVTTGSILASSGSSSASTQVEGIAIDAGATVNRITNSGGIRATLTGSNGNATAIMDRSGGLDLIENTGQIIAAGAALDTNRIVAIDVSANGGGVTVRQNAVAASATAPRIAGNIRFGAGNDVLDILDGTVAGNTTFGAGSNRLSLAGDAVYTGNASFGAGIDTIALAGTSAFEGNIDFGGGADTLTLAGTSSFRGRLANSASVAVSVAGGTFGVTNTNSVALASLSMGTGSKLNVTIDPVAHTNTLYDVAGAATFGTNTQVVVQLDTIAQSEGTFTILRAGTLTGGANLSADSTSLPYLYMGSVAANETTDVVTLTIRRKTATELGFNASEGAAYGAIFNALDADEQVADVFLGIGNAEAFNAAYRQLLPDHAGGTFETVTQASRTSARMLQDRRIPAAEPGRVGLWAQQVVWGTSKDLGNTAAYDVSGWGASAGAETPLGDAGMFGASFSYLLGKNADGNTDNQVDTNHFELAGYWRGAFGPLQAYARASGAFIKFEGLRRFVGTDGDQTVTRTTEGDWNGTLFSGTAGASYEIQSGRLSFRPGAAIEYYRLSEGAYTESGGGEAFDLSVDKRSGDELAATGTMTVGYDLGSMQPDGTWLRIEAEGGRREIVAGELGGTTARFAGGDDFTLMAEERQSGWVGRLRLAGGTPIFRLGGEFSAEEQYGKAAVAFRIGLNAAF, from the coding sequence ATGCGTCATTTGCTTGCTGCCACGTGCCTCACGCCGGTCGCGCTCGTTCTAGCGGCGCCGGCATCCGCCCAAGTCGTCATCAACACCGCGCGGACGACATCGATTTCCACTTCCACCGCGAACAACGGCGCGGCATCCGGCATTCGCGTCGCGACTGGCGGCTCGGTACGCCCGACAGCGGCGGGCGGCGCGGTCATCGTCGACAGCAGCAATGACGTGACCAACGAATCCTCCACCAACGGCGGGATCGGAACGACCGGCGTCAACAATTCGACGGGCATCCTCGTCAATCCCAACCTGACCGCCAACATCAACAATGCGTCCGGCGGCACCATTTCGGTGGTCGAGGATTTCACCCCCGCCGACGGCGACAATGACGGCGATCTGGACGGCTTGTTCGCCCAAGGCACGAACCGCTACGGGATTCGCGTCCTGCCGGGCGGCACGCTGACCGGCAGCATCGCCAATGCCGGCACGATCACGGTGGAAGGCAATAACTCCGCGGGCATCAGCATCGAAAGCGCGCTGGCGGGCCCGCTGACCAACAACGGATCCATCAACGTCACGGGCAATGACAGCTATGGCATTCGCGCGAACGACATCACCGGCAGGACGCGCATCGCGGGCGCGATCGTCGTTCGCGGCGGCAATTCGACCGCTGTGGCGCTGGAGGGCGACATCACCGGCGCATTGGAATTTCAGGGGGCGATTTCCTCGACCGGATATCGCTACACGACGCCGCCGACCAATGTCTCGCGGCTCGACGCCGACGATCTGCTGCAAGGCGGTCCGGCGGTCAGCATCGAAGGCAATGTGACGGGCGGCATCATTTTCGCGGTCGCGCCGCCCGACAACAGCACGACCAACAATGACGAAGACAATGACGGCATTCCCGACGCCACGGAAGGCGCGTCGAACATTGCCACATTCGGCGCGGCGCCCGCGATCCGGATCGGATCGGTCACCGACGCTATCGCCATCGGCCCGATCGCCGGCAACACGTCAGGCCACGGCCTGATCGTTAACGGCACGGTCGCGGCGAGCGGCCTTTACAGCGATGTGGCAGCGACGGCGATCCAGATTGGCGGGCGCGGCGGCGCCGTCAATGTCGCCGGCGGCATGACGATCGGCGCGACGGTCACTGCGGCATCGCTCAACGCGAATGCCACGGGCCTCCGGATCGGCAATGCCGCGACCGTCGACCAGATCGCGGTCACCACCGGCAGCATCCTCGCGAGCAGCGGCAGCTCCTCGGCCTCGACGCAGGTGGAAGGCATCGCCATCGATGCGGGCGCGACCGTGAACCGGATCACCAATAGCGGCGGCATTCGCGCCACGCTGACCGGCAGCAACGGTAATGCCACCGCGATCATGGACCGCTCGGGCGGGCTCGATCTCATTGAAAATACGGGACAGATCATCGCGGCAGGCGCGGCGCTCGACACCAATCGCATCGTCGCCATCGATGTCAGCGCCAATGGCGGCGGCGTGACGGTGCGCCAAAATGCGGTCGCCGCATCCGCGACCGCCCCACGCATCGCCGGCAACATTCGATTTGGCGCTGGAAACGACGTGCTGGACATTTTGGATGGCACGGTCGCCGGCAACACGACCTTCGGTGCCGGTTCCAACCGCCTCAGCCTGGCGGGCGACGCGGTTTATACCGGCAACGCGTCCTTCGGCGCGGGTATCGACACCATTGCCCTTGCCGGAACTTCGGCGTTCGAAGGAAATATCGACTTCGGCGGCGGCGCGGACACGCTGACCCTTGCCGGCACTTCATCGTTCAGGGGCAGGCTGGCCAATAGCGCAAGCGTCGCGGTATCGGTGGCCGGCGGCACATTTGGCGTCACTAACACGAACAGTGTCGCGCTTGCGTCGCTCAGCATGGGTACTGGTTCGAAGCTGAATGTAACGATCGACCCGGTCGCGCATACGAACACGTTATATGATGTGGCCGGTGCCGCCACGTTCGGCACGAACACGCAGGTCGTGGTCCAGCTCGACACGATCGCCCAATCGGAAGGGACTTTCACGATCCTTCGCGCGGGCACGCTGACGGGCGGCGCAAACCTTTCGGCGGATTCGACGAGCCTGCCTTATTTGTACATGGGCAGCGTCGCGGCGAATGAGACCACCGATGTCGTCACGCTCACCATACGCCGCAAGACCGCGACGGAACTCGGCTTCAACGCCTCCGAAGGGGCGGCCTATGGCGCGATTTTCAACGCGCTGGACGCCGACGAGCAGGTGGCCGACGTGTTCCTGGGCATCGGCAATGCCGAGGCTTTCAATGCCGCCTACCGGCAGCTGTTGCCAGACCATGCCGGCGGCACGTTCGAAACCGTGACGCAGGCCTCCCGCACCAGCGCGCGCATGCTGCAGGACCGGCGGATTCCGGCCGCGGAGCCCGGCCGTGTCGGCCTGTGGGCGCAGCAAGTCGTCTGGGGCACGAGCAAGGATCTCGGCAACACGGCGGCCTATGATGTCAGCGGCTGGGGCGCATCGGCCGGCGCCGAAACCCCGCTCGGCGACGCGGGCATGTTCGGCGCATCGTTCAGCTATCTCCTCGGCAAGAATGCCGACGGGAATACGGACAACCAGGTCGATACCAACCATTTCGAACTCGCCGGCTATTGGCGCGGCGCCTTCGGGCCGTTGCAGGCTTATGCACGGGCATCGGGCGCCTTCATCAAATTCGAAGGTCTGCGCCGCTTCGTCGGCACGGATGGCGATCAGACCGTCACTCGCACGACCGAAGGCGATTGGAACGGCACCCTCTTTTCCGGCACGGCAGGTGCGTCCTATGAAATCCAGTCGGGCCGTCTGAGCTTCCGTCCTGGCGCGGCGATCGAATATTATCGCCTGTCCGAAGGCGCCTATACCGAAAGCGGCGGCGGCGAGGCATTCGACTTGTCGGTCGACAAGCGGAGCGGCGATGAACTGGCCGCGACCGGCACGATGACGGTCGGCTATGATCTTGGCAGCATGCAGCCCGACGGCACCTGGCTCAGGATCGAAGCCGAAGGCGGACGGCGCGAAATCGTGGCCGGAGAGCTTGGCGGCACCACTGCCCGCTTCGCGGGCGGCGACGATTTCACCTTGATGGCCGAGGAGCGCCAAAGCGGCTGGGTCGGCCGCCTGCGCCTCGCGGGCGGTACGCCGATCTTCCGTTTGGGCGGCGAATTCAGCGCCGAAGAACAATATGGAAAGGCTGCCGTCGCCTTCCGCATCGGGCTCAACGCCGCTTTTTGA
- a CDS encoding response regulator, with translation MTKVLLAEDDPLTLSGIKLLLAKTNYKIVSAVTSGEEVLEQLPTARPDMLILDVDMPGRTGLDILRILRSRGSDCPIVLLTGRIDDRKATEAIQLAVNGLVMKSAAPNDLIPCLDSVVQGRRWVDREVLQRAMDYTLSKDKDDPLKILSPRERGIAALVQQGFRNKEIATELGLTEGTVKVHLHKIFDKLGIRSRTELILLCR, from the coding sequence ATGACCAAGGTTCTGCTGGCGGAAGATGACCCCCTGACGCTGTCCGGGATCAAACTTCTGCTCGCCAAGACCAATTACAAGATCGTGTCAGCCGTCACGAGCGGAGAGGAAGTTCTTGAGCAGCTTCCTACCGCTCGCCCCGACATGCTGATCTTGGATGTCGACATGCCGGGCCGGACCGGGCTCGACATTCTCCGCATCCTCCGCAGCCGGGGCAGCGACTGCCCCATCGTGCTGCTGACCGGGCGGATCGACGACCGCAAGGCGACCGAGGCGATCCAGCTGGCGGTGAACGGCCTCGTCATGAAATCGGCGGCGCCGAACGATTTGATCCCCTGCCTGGACAGCGTCGTGCAAGGACGGCGTTGGGTCGACCGTGAAGTCTTGCAGCGCGCGATGGATTATACATTGTCGAAGGACAAGGACGATCCGCTGAAAATATTAAGCCCGCGCGAAAGGGGGATTGCCGCCTTGGTGCAGCAGGGCTTTCGCAATAAGGAAATCGCGACGGAGCTGGGATTGACCGAGGGAACGGTGAAGGTTCACCTGCACAAGATTTTCGACAAGCTCGGCATCAGGAGCCGGACCGAACTCATCCTCCTCTGCCGCTGA